The following DNA comes from Pieris napi chromosome 18, ilPieNapi1.2, whole genome shotgun sequence.
TGGTCACGTATTAGCTAAAACTCGCATTGATTGGTCATTAAATACTCCAGCTGCTAGTCATTTTGGTGGCAATTGGGAGACCAATATTAAGAGCCTTAAAGCTCATTTATACCGGGGGATAGGTGATCAAATTCTAACTTTCGAGGAGTTCAGCACTGTACTTGCACAGATCGAGGCAGTGATGAACTCGCGGCCACTGTGTCGCACGCTATCCAATGATCCATCGGAACCTCTCGCGTTAACACCCGCTCACTTTTTAAACTTAACACCGCTAAAGTATCTACCAGCTAGAGAAATCGTAGAAGATAGATTACATTTGCTTTCGCGTCATGAGTTAGTTGACAAGCTAGTGCAGTCCTTCTGGAAGCGCTGGAAGTCTGATTACCTTCATACATTGCAAATGCGGAACAAGTGGAACACGCCAGCTAAGCCAATTTCTAACGGCGATGTTGTAATAGTTATTGTTGACAATGCACCGCCGCTCCACTGGCCGTTAGGAATAGTGGAGGAAGTTTTCCCTGGTTCAAACGGTGTTACACGTGTGGTCCGCGTTCGCACGGCGTCAGGTACCTATCTACGTCCTGTAGTACGTCTCTGTCGCCTACCTAGCGAATAGTTACATTTGTATAGGTCAttagttaggttagttagtttacatttgtataattcgttagttaagttagttactttaataaacttttctttAGATCGCTTTTCATATCGCTATTCATTTACTTTCTAGTTTTTCTTGAAGGCAACCCTTCAAACCCGGGGAATGGTTGCGCCGgattcttattttataataatttgatttttaaataatggttgCTCAATATACCCATCCTAATAGTTCCTAGACGCATATCTCATCACCCACCTATTTTATGTCCCAATCCTATGAAGGTACTAGTTCCGGAACGGGCTATAGGTGGCGCGCACGATGATGAGTCTCCAacaagaattaattattagtgaCAATTTTGATGACCCGCGATATGGTTGTTTATTCACCGCACGCTCGCACCGCTtccttttaaacatttaattttttattataaactttaactatatttaaattcattaaacttTAACTTGATTCTAATTTGTGAAAGTGATTGTTCAATAGCCGCGTACTGACTGAGCGAGCAGCCTCGCGAGGCTGCCTCGCGAGGCAAATCCTCGGTCGGTCAAGACGTGCCTCGCCCGAGGCAAACGCACGCGCTGCCTCGCCCGAGCGTGCCGCGGCCCGAGCCGAACGTTGTCGGTTTTTGTCGATGTTCAAAGGCGCCTCAGTACGTTTGCCGCGCTCACTCAAGACGGTAGTGTTTTGCCTCGCTTATTCGTTGCGTGTTAGTTGTGCGTCATGGATAAAGAACAGTGTCTTAAATTAATACGACTATATGGTGAATATAGACGACTTTGGGATGCGCAATGTCCTGATTACACAAATAGAGGACTAAGGGAAGATGCATGGAGAAAAATAAGCCAGGAAATGAACCTTCCAATAGctgaattaaagaaaaaaatggacTCTTTACTAGGGTCTTACAGGAGGGAAAAGTCgagagaaaaaaaaagccgAATCACAGGAtcaggtatttattatttaatgtttatgatTAGGGTTAAcaacattcattttattatattcaaagttacatcggtttttatattatttctaatattatttttttttattttatactgcaGGTCGTGGTGAAATATATGTTTCGAATTGGTATGCCTATGAAGCCTTCAGTTTTCTAGGAGATAGAAATCACCCAGGAAATACACAAGATACTTTAGGTGAAGAAGTGAGTACCTATTATTTACTGATAATTATTCTGCCAAGAAATTGCTCCGTTTGTTATGAAATGTCTCCCTAAATGTGAacgtatttcttttatatttgttgaTCCTCGCCGTGGTATGGCTTGAATAGATAGCATTGATGACATTTCTGTATCCTGTCGCCATCGGCCGGGTATTACTGTCCCTTCAACTTCGGCATCGAATGATCCTGGGGGAGTGAACCTTTGTGAGGAAGCTAAATCTCTACGCAAGTAGTTATATAAGCATATGGTAGTCAATACGACTTTCGTAGCTTTTTCTGGTTCTAATAGTAGCGGCTTCCTCAGTACTCTAAAAACGGAGCTTAAAATGCCAAAGGCATTCTCCACAACTCTTCTTGCTCTGGACAGCCTGTAATTGAAAATCCTTTCCATTGAACCTCTTTCTGGAGTACCTTCATAAGGTTTCAATGTGTAATCATTGAGAGCAAAAGCTTTATCGCCTAGAATAAAATAGGGCACTGCAATTTTATAcggtatttgtaatatttctggTGAAGGAATGTTCAATTCCTTCTTTTCgacctttttatataaattggtatttttaaacacaCCGCCATCTGATATACGTCCTTTGCTGCCAACGTCTACGTACAGAAATTTATAGTTAGCGTCAACTAAAGCAAACAGCACTATACTTGGAAACATTTTGTAACAGTCATAATCATTGCCACTATTTATCGGCGACTGTAATATAACATGCTTCCCATCCATTGCTCCTATGACATGTGGGAAATTCCATTTGCTCTCAAACTCTTTCGCTATGGTAAGCCACTCTTCTTCGGATGATggtatctgtaaataaaattaagtaataatttctatCTTTACAGAATGCAAGTCTGGATAATACTCGAAATGATGACGGTTATAacgaagaaaaaaatgaaacTTCAAACTCGACGACAACGGAAGGACCTAAACAAAAGTCaactagacctaaaaagagaTCCAAAATGAACGAAAGTGATGATCTTACTGATAACGCCATATCTGAAGCATTAACACTCTTACAACAGTGTGCAAGCGATAATATATCAGAAAAAAATGATCCCTATAATGTGTATGGCCAATATATAGGAAATGAGTTGAGAAAgtatgataaaattacattagcatacgtaaaaaatgcaataaataaaattatctttgaTGCAGACATGGGAGCATACAGtggttatagttattatactCAATCATATGGTGAACACGAtaatttaagatatatgtCTCATCCCTCTTCCTCATCGACGCCATCTACATATTCGATGCCTGCTGCCTCACCAATGCCTTCTACCTCACCGATGCCTCCTACTTCACCGATGCCTCCTACTTCACCGATGCCTCCTGCCTCATCGATGCCTTCTACTTCACCGATGCCTGCTGCCTCACcaatgcctcctatctcacCAATTTCGATGCCTCCCCCTCCTCCTTCTCCAGCTCctcatcattaaatatttgtttgtttaattttcttatattatttgtccaATTTTCTAatcagattaataaaaaaataataaaaatatgtaattttattttaccttaacATAATCCTTTAACACCTCAATTATAGCATCACAGACTTCAGGAACTATAACCGATATCCTTTGTTTTGATATACGAAATAGATACTGTAGACTGGTATAAGAATCTCCTGTGGCCAAAAATCTCAACGTCACTAATAATCTTTCCCTAGCGGATATTGCTTCTCGAAAATTTGTGTCCTTCTTGCTTATTTTGGCGTTTATGAGAGAATACACATTGTCAAATTCGATTTTACTCATTCGAGTGAAATTTTTTTCTTCGTCATCGAAGCACAACTCTTCAAATAATCTGTTCCCAGCCTGTAATCTATTTTCGTATAAGAGTTTAATCCAAAAACGTTTAGTtttctgttttcttttttttgcaagccttagaattattaaaaaggcaGTGGTAGCGACAGCTTTCCGAATGTGCGGCCTCATGGTGGTCTCGGGCAAACTATACGGGCACGCGCGGTCTCTATTCGACTTCAAGTTAAACTGAGCGTCGATGCTCACGATGGCTCGGACTTGCCGCGCGAGGCAGCCTCGGATTAGAAAACTTACAGACCGAGGCTGCCTCGCGCGGCAAACGTTGCGAAGCAAACGTCCGAGGCTGCTTCGCGAGGCTGCTCGCTCAGTCAGTACGCGGCTATTGATGTACAATAAAGGAATTTAGCCACGAGAAGAAGCCACAAGAAGAAGCCACGAGGTTGAAGGTACTGT
Coding sequences within:
- the LOC125058583 gene encoding myosin tail region-interacting protein MTI1-like, yielding MDKEQCLKLIRLYGEYRRLWDAQCPDYTNRGLREDAWRKISQEMNLPIAELKKKMDSLLGSYRREKSREKKSRITGSGRGEIYVSNWYAYEAFSFLGDRNHPGNTQDTLGEENASLDNTRNDDGYNEEKNETSNSTTTEGPKQKSTRPKKRSKMNESDDLTDNAISEALTLLQQCASDNISEKNDPYNVYGQYIGNELRKYDKITLAYVKNAINKIIFDADMGAYSGYSYYTQSYGEHDNLRYMSHPSSSSTPSTYSMPAASPMPSTSPMPPTSPMPPTSPMPPASSMPSTSPMPAASPMPPISPISMPPPPPSPAPHH
- the LOC125058576 gene encoding uncharacterized protein LOC125058576; the encoded protein is MRPHIRKAVATTAFLIILRLAKKRKQKTKRFWIKLLYENRLQAGNRLFEELCFDDEEKNFTRMSKIEFDNVYSLINAKISKKDTNFREAISARERLLVTLRFLATGDSYTSLQYLFRISKQRISVIVPEVCDAIIEVLKDYVKIPSSEEEWLTIAKEFESKWNFPHVIGAMDGKHVILQSPINSGNDYDCYKMFPSIVLFALVDANYKFLYVDVGSKGRISDGGVFKNTNLYKKVEKKELNIPSPEILQIPYKIAVPYFILGDKAFALNDYTLKPYEGTPERGSMERIFNYRLSRARRVVENAFGILSSVFRVLRKPLLLEPEKATKVVLTTICLYNYLRRDLASSQRFTPPGSFDAEVEGTVIPGRWRQDTEMSSMLSIQAIPRRGSTNIKEIRSHLGRHFITNGAISWQNNYQ